Proteins encoded in a region of the Triticum dicoccoides isolate Atlit2015 ecotype Zavitan chromosome 3A, WEW_v2.0, whole genome shotgun sequence genome:
- the LOC119271823 gene encoding cyclin-P3-1-like, whose protein sequence is MKESSTIFHGQRVTDLSIQLYVFHILCHKHDALQCTSNVYMTPFSVHRLLITSVAVAAKFTDDAFFNNTFYARVGGINTIEMNRLELHLLFNLDFRLKVNLETFLGATACNWRNMHRCHQRDCRFRFIVSNDLKI, encoded by the exons ATGAAGGAGTCGTCCACTATCTTTCATGGCCAGAGGGTGACAGATCTCAGTATACAGCTCTAT gtatttCATATATTGTGTCACAAACATGACGCCCTTCAGTGTACGTCAAATGTGTACATGACGCCCTTCAGTGTTCATCGCTTGCTAATTACAAGTGTGGCGGTTGCTGCCAAATTCACAGATGATGC GTTTTTCAACAATACATTCTATGCTAGGGTGGGAGGAATCAACACAATCGAGATGAATCGTCTCGAGCTGCATTTGTTGTTTAATCTGGACTTCAGGCTGAAAGTGAACCTAGAGACTTTTTTGGGAGCTACTGCTTGCAACTGGAGAAACATGCACCGGTGTCACCAGAGAGACTGTCGGTTCAGGTTCATTGTGTCAAATGATCTAAAGATTTGA